The segment ATTTATTATTGGTGAAAACCCGCCGCCGAATATTCTGCTGCAGGCCAATCAACTCCTGCTCGATATGAAGGTGGCCACCTCTACAAAATCTGATTATTCGGGAATTCAAAGAGATTTTCAGAAATTATTTGAGCAGTTCGGCAGAGGTCGGGAAACATTAGGTTTACAGGTAGATTATGCTAATTTCCTGGCTTTTCAACTTGAGCAGCCTGAAAACGCCATTAGAGATCTTAGAAACCTTTCAGATCAAACCCTCTCTAATTTTGAGCAGGCAAGAGTGAAAATGGCACTTGCCGATATCCTTGTTCTCGACGAGAAATATAATCAGGCTCTTATTTTCTACTCTCAAATTCAGAATCTGGTAAAAAATGATGAAATGTCCCAGTCAGCCAGGTTTAAAGTGGCCAAAACGAGTTACTATAAGGGAGATTTTGAATGGGCAAAATCGCAGTTGGATATCTTAAAAGCATCGGCTACGCAATTAATTGCCAATGATGCGATGGAACTGAGTCTGCTAATTAGGGACAATACTTTGGAAGATTCGGCTCAGGCTGCATTAAAAAAATACGCGCGGGCAGACCTGCTGGCTTTTCAGAATAAAAATAAAGAAGCTATAATTTTATTAGATGAGCTATTGAACGAGTATAAGGGTGATAAAATTGAAGATGATGCTTTGCTGAAGCAGGCTGAATTATACGAGGAGGAAGAAAACTGGAACAATGCTGAAGCGAATTATCTGAAGATATTGCAGTTCTATAATAAAAGTATTCTTGCTGATAATGCCACATATAATTTGGCACAGCTCTATAACAACCGGATGAACGAACCTGATAAAGCCAGAGATTTTTACGAGAAGATCATATTTAATTTTCCAGATAGTATCTATTTTGTGGATGCCAGAAGGAATTTTAGACAGTTGCGGGGAGATGAGATTGAGTAGTTTCCCCCGGCCCCCAAAGGGGAGTTTGAGAAACAAGAGCCAAGAACCAAGAGCCAAGAGCCGGGAAATAAATTGTTATTAATAAGATTTGATCGGAAAAAGAGAAATTGACTCATCAGAAGTTGAGAAAATCTGGTAATATCTGGGGGAAAGAAATTTAGAGAGAAGAGATTAAGAAAATTTTTATAAAAAAGAAACCTAGAACCTACAACCTACAACCAATAACCAATAACCAATAACCATTAACAATTACCCACAAATGTACATATACAACGTAACTACAAATATACAGGAAGATGTTCACGAAGAGTGGCTGGAATGGATGAAGAATGAACATATTCCTGACATGTTGAGCACTAAAAAATTTACTAAAGCGCTTATGTCCAGGGTAATGGTGGAGGAGGCTATGGGTGGAGTAACTTATTCCGTTCAATACACCTGCATCAACAAAGAGATGCTGCATAAATATTACGAGGAGGACGCCGCCGATCTAAGGTCCAGGAGCAAAGTTTTTGAAGGAAAATTCGTGAGCTTTCGTACAGAGATGCAAATTATAAGTGAACAAAAAGAGTAGAATAGACAGGCATATAAGAATGAGAAGAGAGTTTTCGAAAATTCTCTGCACCTCCTAAACAAAAATTCAAAAATTTTTAAATGAAGAAAAGCAAAGGAAAATACACCCCTCAAAATGATCCTGCAGCTGAAGGAGAAGTAAGAGCAAAGAAACATTTGGGTCAACATTTCCTAACCGATGAAAATGTGGCTCAAAAAATAGCTGATTCCCTTACCTGGTCCGGCTTTAAAAACGTACTGGAAATAGGTCCGGGAATGGGTGTTTTAACCAAATATTTGCTGAAGAAAGATGTAGATCTGCACGTAATCGAGATTGACAGAGAAAGCGTTGCTTTTTTAAAAGAAAATTATCCTGATCTTTCGGGAAAGATCCACGAGGAGGATTTCCTGAAATACGATCTAAAAAACATTTTTCCCGATGCACCTTTTGCCATCATTGGAAATTTCCCTTACAATATTTCAACACAAATAGTTTTTAAAACCCTTGAGAATCGGGAGGATATTCCTGAATTTTCAGGAATGTTCCAAAAAGAAGTCGCTCAACGTATTGCAGCACCTCATGGGAATAAAACCTACGGAATTCTATCTGTACTTGCACAGGCATTCTATGAAGTAACATATTTATTTACGGTTCCCCCTGAAGTTTTTAATCCGCCGCCAAAAGTAGAGAGCGGAGTGATAAGGCTAAAACGGAAAGAAAATTATTCTCTTCCCTGTAATGAAAAATTGCTTTTTAAAGTGGTGAAAACAGCTTTTCAGCAACGGCGAAAAACTCTTAGAAATAGCTTAAAAATTTTCCAGTTGCCAGATAATCTTCGCGAAGATGCTATCTTTGGGCAACGTCCTGAACAACTCAGCACCCAACAATTTATTGACCTTACGTTAAAAATTGAACCGTATGCAATTTCAACTTAGTGATGAATTAATTGAGAAAATAGAATTCCTCATCGAACAAAAGAACGATGAAGAATTGCTATTGCACCTGGAGGAAGTTCACCACGCTGATATTGCTGAAATTCTGACGGAGCTGGATCTTGATGACGCCACGTACATCATAAAACTGCTCGATAGTCAAAAAACTTCTGAAGCTCTTATGGAGCTGGAGGAAGGCGTGCGGGAGCGTATCCTGGAAAATCTCTCTCCCAAAGAAATTGCCGAGGAGCTGGAGAATATGGATACCGATGATGCTGCCGATATTATTTCTGAACTTTCCGAAGACAGGCAGCAGGAGGTCATTGCTCAAATTGAAGATGAGGAGCATGCCGAAAACATTGTGGAGCTACTTCGATTTGATGAAGATTCTGCCGGGGGTTTGATGGCAAAGGAGCTGGTGAAAGTGAATGAGAACTGGAACGTGACAGGCTGTATGAGCGAAATGCGAAATCAGGCCGAAAATGTTACGCGTGTTCACTCTATTTATGTGGTGGATGATAAGAACAAACTTAAGGGGCGATTATCTTTAAAAGATCTTTTGACTGCACCCAGCAATGCTCATATTAGGGATGTTTATATTCCTCAGGTGGATTACGTGAATGTGCACACATCTGGAGATGAAGTAGCCAGAATAATGCAGAAATATGACCTGGAGGCAATCCCGGTTGTAGATGAGATGGGCAGGTTGGTAGGCAGGATCACGATTGATGATATTGTAGATTACATAAGAGAACAATCGGAAAAAGATTATCAGATGGCGGCAGGTATTTCTGAAGATGTTGAGGCCGATGCCAGCATCTGGAGGCTCACCCGTGCCCGGCTCCCCTGGTTGATCCTGGCTCTGTTTGGTGGATTTGTGAGTGTCACGGTTTTAGGCACCTTTGATGCAGCAATGCAACAGTATGGAGCTTTATTTTTCTTTGTACCTCTTATTGCCGCAATGGCGGGAAACGTGGGGGTGCAGTCCTCTGCCATTGTTTTGCAGGGTCTTGCAAATGACACCCTTAGAGGTTCACTTATAAACAGGCTTTTTAAAGAAATTCTCCTGAGTCTTTTTAATGGTCTGGTACTGGCAATTATTTTGGGAATAGGAGCAACCTATTTGCTGGGTTTTGATGCGATTTTTGGTATCACAGTAGGTATTTCTCTTATTTCTGTTATTGTTATAGCTTCTCTTATTGGAACTTTCGTTCCTATTATTCTTGATAAACAGGGAATTGATCCCGCAATGGCGACAGGACCATTTATAACAACAAGTAACGACATCTGCGGAATTCTAATCTATTTTTCCATCGCAAAACTCATCTTCGGATTTTAATCGAATTATTTTCAATCTTACTTTAAATTCCAGCTTTTTTCAGAAACCAGAAACCAGAAATTCGAAACCAGAAACTTTGAATTTTTGAACCTTGAACCTTAAACCCTTCCAACCTTGACTCCAACCGCTATAAATATTCAGCAAAAATTCGAAAGATTCAGTAAGAACTGGCACCCACATCAAATTGCAGTTGTCAATAACATGCAGGTACTGTTAGCTAAATTAAAAGGAGATTTTGTCTGGCATCAGCACGATGAGGAAGACGAGCTATTTCAGGTTGTAAAGGGAACACTTTACATCAAGTTTGAAGATCGAACTGAAAAAATTGAGCAGGGAGAAATAATTGTAGTACCCAAAGGAGTGAGACATTGCCCAATGACTAAAAACGATGAGGAAGTTTATGTGATGCTTTTTGAAAAAATTGGTATTAAGCATACAGGAGAAGTTGAGGATGAAAGAACAGTTACAGAATATCCAAAAATTTAATTCATGACCATACTGCACGCAGACAGTAACCACCCTCTTTTAATGCGAAGATTGGAGGAGGCGGGGCACCAAAATATTGAAGCCTACACCCACTCGGTAGAAGATATCCTGGAAAATCAGCATTTGTATGATGGAATAGTGATTAGAAGTCGTTTCGATATTGGAAAAGATTTTTTAGATGCAGCGCCTAATTTGAAGTTCATTGCCAGAGTTGGAGCAGGCCTGGAAAGCATTGATGTGGATTATGCTGAAAAAAAAGGAATTGCTTTGTTTTCAGCTCCGGAAGGAAACAGGAATGCTGTTGCAGAACATGCTTTGGGTATGTTGCTCTCACTTTTCAACAAACTCAACAAGGCCGATAGGGAAGTGCGGGAAGGCCATTGGAACAGGGAGGCAAACAGAGGCATTGAACTGGACGGAAAAACAGTGGGCATTATTGGATATGGGAATATGGGTAAAGCCTTTGCAAAGAAGCTACGGGGATTTGAAGTTGAGGTGTTGTGTTATGACATTAAAGAAGGAGTTGGCGATGAAAATGCGAGGCAGGTAGATCTTCCGGAATTTAAAGATAAAGCAGAAGTGGTGAGTCTTCATACTCCCTGGACGCCACAGACGAATAAGATGATAAATTCCACCTTTATCAGTGGATTTCAAAAACCCTTTTGGCTTCTTAACACCGCCAGGGGAAAAAGTGTAGTGACTTCAGATCTTGTGCAGGCACTCATAGAAGGCAAAGTTCTTGGCGCTTAGCCTTGATGTACTGGAGTATGAAAAGAGTTCCTTCGAACAGTTATTTTCCAAAAAACATCTACCTGAAGCGCTCCAGGAACTAATGCTTCTGGATAACGTAATGTTTAGTCCGCACGTGGCAGGTTGGACAATTGAATCCCACAAAAAACTCGCGTTGACAATTGCAGATAAGATTATTGGGAAGTTTGGGTATAGTACTGAGAAGTGAGATTTCAGTATTGAGTATTGAGATGATTTCTCTTACTAGAGTTGTCATTCTGAAGAAGCCGCTACGAGCGGGTTCGGAAGAATCTCTTGCGTTAGATGAACATTCTTTTATTCCTGAACAGTTCTGCGGAAGGATCTTGTATGACTGAACGTTCTTGCTCATTTCTCCCTTTTAGTTTGAGGCTATGGCAGGTAAGATTCTTCACTACGTTCAGAATGACAAAAGAGACCATATTGTTAGGGATCCCTTCACTTTGTTCTGATTGAGAAAAGACTAGTTGTTCGGGAATCTTCACTTTGTTCTGATTTACAAAAGACGTAATGTTGTCATTCTGAAGAAGCCGCTACGAGCGGGTTCGGAAGAATCTCTTGCGTTGGATGAACCTTCTTCTTATCCTGAACAGTTCTGCGGAAGGATTTTCTGGTATGACTGAACGTTCTTGCTCATTTCTCCCTTTTAGTTTGAGGCAATGGTAAGTAAGATTCTTCACTTCGTTCAGAATGACAAAAGAGACAATGTTGTCGGGGATCCTTCACTTTGTTCTGATTTACAAAAGACGTAATGTTGTCATTCTGAAGAAGCCGCTACGAGCGGGTTCGGAAGAATCTCTTGCGTTGGATGAACATTCTTCTATTCCTGAACATTTCTGCGGAAGGACCTTCCTGGTTATGGCTTAGGGTTTTTCCTCGTTTTTCCCTTTCGAGTTTGAGACTATGGCAGGTAAGATTCTTCACTACGCCCCGAATGACAAAAGAGACCAATTGTCCGGATTTTTAACTTTGGTTAGATTGCAAAATCGTTTGTCTCTTCTCTTTCCTCTCTTTTCTACCAGCGCAGCGGTCTGATATGTTAAATTTACGCCACCCCAATCACTTGTTGCACTCTTCCCACTTCTCCCGTCTCCAGTCTCACTTTAATCCCGTGTGGATGAATAGGGGAGTTGGTAAGAATTTCTCTCACCACACCTTCGGTGAGCATTCCCGGTCGTTGATCATGCTTTTGAACAATTCTTACGTGACTGCCGGGATGAATATCTTTTCTAGTTGGTATCATACTTAAGAAATTATCTACTGGCTTCTATAATTGCAGTTTTAATGGATTCTTTACCTTCAAGTGCTTCAATGACTTTGTTCTTCACCAAAGGATCTGCAAGGCTCATCACAAGAAGGAAAGCAACATCATCACGGGAAATTTCCCCTGTCTCATTCAGCTTTTCTGCCAGTTTAACTTTGGCAAGTCCTAAATCGTCAGTTAATGCTCCCGGACGGAGGATAGTAAACGGGATTCCGCTATTCTTAAGGTGCTCGTCTGCTTTGTGTTTAGCCTCCAGATAAACTTTCAGCTTTTCGTGTTGAGAGGGATCATCTGCTCCCATAGCACTCAGCATCACAAACTTTTTCACATTTGCTTTTTTGGCGGCATCGATAACCTTCATGGCGCCTTCCTGATCTACGGCTATAGTTTTGTCTTCTCCTGTTTCCCCACCAGAGCCTGCTGCAAAAATAACCTTATCAACACCTTTAAAAGCCTGATCCACCTCCTGCTCGAGATCTCCCATAACCCATTGAACTTCCATATCATCAAACATTTCCTGCTGTTCCTTCTTCCGAATCATCGCAACAGGTTCAAAACTTTGTGAGCTTTTAAGAATTTCAATTACTCTTTTTCCTGTGCTTCCGGTTGCTCCTATAATTAATATTTTTTCCATGTCTCTCAAATTGCGTTTCAGGAAAATATAAGAAGGATCTCCTACAAAGCCTAAATTGACAGGCAGAATAACACGAAATTAACAGCGGTTTTAGTGTTCTGCAGCCTTTTGTTCCAGCTCCTTTTGAAATTCTTCCATTACAGGTTTTACTGTACTTTCAGGAAGATCAGCTATTTTGATGTACATAAGTCCGTCAACAGCATTGTTGAACAACGGGTCGACATTGAATGCAATAACGCGGGCATTTTGCTTAATATACTTTTTAATAAGTACAGGAAGACGTAAGCTATCCGGCTCCAGTTCATCTATAATCTTATCAAATTTGTTGAGATCGGCTTCGCTCGAGTCCATTACTAAATCCTTATCCTCGTCCCGCAGTTTCACCTTAAATTCTTTTTTCGGTCTTACGTATTGAGCTACTTCCTGGTCATAAAAGTTAGACCTCATAAACTCGATCATCAGAGATTTGGAGAAGTTGGAGAATTTGTCACTAATGGTCACTCCTCCAATTAAATATTTGTGCTCCGGAAATCTGAGGGTACAGTGAACGATGCCTTTCCACAGTAAGAACAACGGCATTGGCCGCTGCTGATATTCCTTTACAATAAAGGCCCTTCCCATCTCAATGGACTGGCTCATCATTTTATGTAGTTCGGGTTCAAACCTGAAAAGGTCCTGTAGATAGAACCCGTCAATCCCGTATTTTCTGAAGATTTCAGAACCCATTCCCATTCTATAAGCCCCCGCTACCTTTTTGGCATCGTTATCCCACAAAAACATATGGTAATAATAATCATCAAATTTATCCAGATCAATAGAATTATTAGTTCCCTCACCAATCGCACGAAAAGTTATCTCGCGAAGCCTGCCGATTTCCTTAATAATATTTGGTACTATTTCCTTTTTTGCCAGGAAGACTTCATAATTTTTACTTTCTAAAAGACGTTTGTCCAAATGGCGACAGGTTTCAATCTCAGCCTCAATTAATTCCTGCTCTGTTTCGCTAAGCAATGTCTTTAGGCTTCTTTGGGATGTTTAATGTCTTTGGCAGGTTATCTATTAACCTCTTGCGCTCAAAAGTATTGGCAAGCATGTAAGTTTTCCTTCGGAGAAAAGCAGTAAAAGCTTCGAGGTTGGGATGTGCCTGCAACTCTTCAGGAGAAATAGCGTTGCCTATTCTCACCTTGATTTTTCTCCTTCTTTGAGAGAGCATTTCACTGGGCAATTTAGCTGTACGTAGAACCCCGCTCAATCCCGCAAGCCTGTAGAAGAAAACACTATTTCTGGCATGGAAATATATTGGAATAACAGGAACGTTAGCTTTTTGAATAAGCTTCATTGCACCCGTTCCCAGGGACGGTCCACAATATTTCTCTCATCCCTGTAAGTAGAAACTTCCCCTGCAGGAAAGATACCCAAGGCGTGACCATCTTTTAAATGTGTAATAGCTTCTTTAATCCCCGCCAGGCTGGATTTTGCCTCCTTGTGCTCCTCAAAGGGATTAACCTAAGCATAATGTATGGCTTTAAAGGGTCAAGCCTTTGCAATAGAAAGTTGGCTATTACCTTGTAATCTTCCCTTTGCTCAAGAACAGTTTTCAATAGTATCATTCCATCAATCCCTCCAAGGGGATGGTTTGAAATGGTAATAAAAGGTCCCGATTTGGGTATTCTTTTTAAATCTTTTTCAGGTATTTCAAATTCTATCTCAAACCTCTTTAAGATGGACTTGATAAAATCCTGACCATTAAGGTTTTTCCTTTTTTCATATTCTTTGTTGATAACAGAAAGACGGGTAGTTTGCAGAATGATCCAGCCCAGAGAGGTGCCAACAGTACCAAACTTTTCCAGGTTCATTACTTTAGCTACTTCTTTTGCCGAAACTATACCCATGAAATTTTGTTTAATGATTGATAACAAAGATAAAATTTACAGTTTTTTCCTGACATGTAGGATTAGTTGCGGGAAACCAACTGTACCGTGTTCTGCATCACCTGTTTAACGAGAATATCTTTGTCTTTTTCCAGAAGTTCTTTTGCAGAATCATCAAAATGCCTGATCGTATAAAGAGAAACTCCTTCAACAAAATCTACTTTATATCTTGCCTTAAGGTGCATAATTAACTTATCCAGATTATTAAACCTAGGTTGTCCACGCACACAGTAAAACTAATAGCAGAATTCTGGATGAGGTCTACCTTCATTTGGTAAAGATGAAAAAGCCTAAAAATTTCACTAAGGTTCTCCTCCACCATAAACGAAAAATCCAGAGAGGAAAGAGAGATTAAAACCTGATTTTTCTTAACAATAAAACATGGAACAGCGGGGATTAAAGCCTGTCCTTTACTTACTGCTGTCCCTTCACCTTCCGGATTGAGAAATGATTTTACAAAAAGCGGAATTTCTTTTCTTTGAAGAGGCTGTAATGTTTTAGGATGTATTACAGATGCTCCATAAAAGGCAAGTTCTATAGCCTCCTCATAGGATATCTGGTGCAATAATTGTGAATTTTCAAATACCCTGGGATCAGCATTTAAAACACCGGGAACGTCTTTCCAAATCACCACTCTTTCAGCATTGAGACAATATGCAAAAATAGCTGCTGTATAATCACTTCCTTCCCTGCCCAAAGTTGTAGTGAAATTATTGGCATCAGCCCCAATAAATCCCTGGGTGATATATAATTTATTTGGTCTAACTTTTTGTAGAATACCTTGCTGGGTCTCCAACCAATTTACAGTAGCATCCCGGTACGTACTGTCGGTTTTAACCAGTTTTCGGGCATCCAGCCATTCGTGCTCTATTCCCTGAGCCTCTAAAAAATCACTTAAAATGGAGGTGGAAACCAATTCCCCATAGCTCACAATTTGGTCATACACAAAATGATACTGTGTAGATTTATTATGTTCCATAAAATTCTCCAGTTCCCCAAATAGTTCATCTATTTTAAAAAAGGTTTTATCAGGATCTTCAAATAATTCTGCAATAATCTCACTATGGTAATTTTTTACTGCTGAAAGACTCTCTTTTGGAATGGATAAATTTTCCAGATACTTTGCTACAATTACCTCAAAAGCATTGGTCATTTTTCCCATTGCCGAAACTACCACAAGTTTATCCCGAAGACCTGTATGACGAAGTACCTTTAAAACATTTTTAACTGAAGGAGCATCTTTAACTGATGCTCCTCCAAATTTAAATACCTCCATTTTACTTCTTAATGTTTTTTTGAATGACGGCTTCATCCATATGAACTGTATACCAGTTTCTCTTAATATCTGCTCCCGTATTTTCGTAAAACTGAATTGCATTCTTATTCCCTTCAGAAACAACCCATTCTACACGTCGTACTCCATTCTCATGGGCATATTCTACCACTTTGCGATAAAGAGCACCTCCAAGACCAGTCCCTCTCATGGATTCCCTTACGATTAAGTCTTCCAGGTGTACCGTTCGTCCTTTCCAGGTAGAAAACCGGAAATACACTAAAGCCATTCCTTCCAGTTTCCCATTAACATCAGCTACAAAACATTTGAAATTGCACTGGTCAAAACCTTCTTTCTCAAGATCGGCCACTTCAATCTGCACTTCATCTGATGCATTTTCATAGGCAGCCAGTTCCTTTATTAGCTCCAGGACTTCCGGCATATCCTTTCTTTCTGCTTCTCTTATTGTAAACTCCATAATTCAATTGATTTCCTACAAATTTACCCATCTTTTAGCGGAAGGCAGCAACCCGGGGATGGCTAAACATTTATTTAACTTCAGCCAAATAGTTTTTCATACCTTTTTCATTCATTTGTACAGTATGCCAATCCCGCATTACGGTTGCACCACTTCGTTCATAAAATTTTATGGCATGCTCATTCCAGTCCAATACAACCCATTCTGTTCTTTTTACTCCCTGCTCCACGGCATATTCTATTACTCTTTTATATAATGCACCTCCCAGGCTAGGTGCCTCGCATATTTTCCCTTACGATGAGGTCTTCCAAATGTACTGTACGGCCCTTCCAGGTGGAGAATCGAAAATAGACCAAAGCCATTCCTTCTATACGCCCTGCAACTTCGGCAACAAAACAGGTAAAAAGGGGATGCTCCCCAAAACCTTCTTTTTCCAGTTGTTGAATATCTACCTCTACAGCTTCGGGTTCTTTTTCAAAAATTGCCAGTTCCTTAATGAGTTCCAGGATTTGAGTAATGTCTTCTTTTTCGGCTTTTCTAATTCTATGTTCCATAGTTGTGTTAATTGTTTCAAAAATAAGGAACCTTAAACTTATAATTCTTACGCAATCGTTGTAGTAACATAATTATTTGAATATTTTTACCGCCTTTAAAAGAAGATTTAGAATTTTATGGCCAAAAGAAACCAGACCTTAGGGGAATTTATAATTGAAAATCAGGCTGACTTTGCCTACTCTTCGGGAGAACTCTCACGATTGATCAATTCTATACGATTAGCTGCCAAAGTGGTAAATCACGAAGTAAACAAAGCAGGGCTTGTAGATATAATTGGTGCCCACGGTGAGACCAACATTCAGGGGGAAGATCAGCAAAAGCTGGACGTAATGGCTAATGAAACTTTTATTCAAACTCTTACGAACCGGGAAATAGTTTGTGGGATTGCTTCCGAAGAAAATGACAGTTTCATAACCATTTCCGGTCAAAAGGGAGATCATAAAAACAAGTATGTGGTCTTAATGGATCCCCTGGACGGGAGTTCAAATATTGACGTTAATGTCTCTGTAGGTACTATTTTTTCTATTTATCGCCGGGTAACGCCAATTGGCACTCCTGTTCAACTGGAGGATTTTCTGCAGGCGGGAAACAACCAGGTAGCAGCGGGTTATATTATTTACGGTACTTCCACAATGCTGGTTTACACAACAGGAAATGGAGTTAATGGCTTTACACTCAATCCCGCCCTTGGTTCCTGGTATTTATCGCACCCGGATATGAAATTTCCTGAGGTGGGAAATATATATTCCATTAACGAGGGTAATTACGTTCATTTTCCCCAGGGGGTGAAAGACTATATTAAATATTGCCAGGAGGAAAAGGAGGACTTAGCCGTATACTTCCAGATATATTGGATCCATGGTAAGCGATATCCACCGGAATATGATTAAAGGAGGAATTTTTATTTATCCAAAAAGTTCCACCGCTACAAATGGAAAACTAAGACTTCTGTACGAATGCAATCCAATGGCTTTTA is part of the Antarcticibacterium sp. 1MA-6-2 genome and harbors:
- a CDS encoding tetratricopeptide repeat protein → MLVQRLQKNQNLIFNEMLAWLYVQQKEYDKAFAQEKAIFRRNNGDIQRIIQLTFTAKAEGDLETAKDIVEFIIGENPPPNILLQANQLLLDMKVATSTKSDYSGIQRDFQKLFEQFGRGRETLGLQVDYANFLAFQLEQPENAIRDLRNLSDQTLSNFEQARVKMALADILVLDEKYNQALIFYSQIQNLVKNDEMSQSARFKVAKTSYYKGDFEWAKSQLDILKASATQLIANDAMELSLLIRDNTLEDSAQAALKKYARADLLAFQNKNKEAIILLDELLNEYKGDKIEDDALLKQAELYEEEENWNNAEANYLKILQFYNKSILADNATYNLAQLYNNRMNEPDKARDFYEKIIFNFPDSIYFVDARRNFRQLRGDEIE
- a CDS encoding DUF4286 family protein, yielding MYIYNVTTNIQEDVHEEWLEWMKNEHIPDMLSTKKFTKALMSRVMVEEAMGGVTYSVQYTCINKEMLHKYYEEDAADLRSRSKVFEGKFVSFRTEMQIISEQKE
- the rsmA gene encoding 16S rRNA (adenine(1518)-N(6)/adenine(1519)-N(6))-dimethyltransferase RsmA — encoded protein: MKKSKGKYTPQNDPAAEGEVRAKKHLGQHFLTDENVAQKIADSLTWSGFKNVLEIGPGMGVLTKYLLKKDVDLHVIEIDRESVAFLKENYPDLSGKIHEEDFLKYDLKNIFPDAPFAIIGNFPYNISTQIVFKTLENREDIPEFSGMFQKEVAQRIAAPHGNKTYGILSVLAQAFYEVTYLFTVPPEVFNPPPKVESGVIRLKRKENYSLPCNEKLLFKVVKTAFQQRRKTLRNSLKIFQLPDNLREDAIFGQRPEQLSTQQFIDLTLKIEPYAIST
- the mgtE gene encoding magnesium transporter; this encodes MQFQLSDELIEKIEFLIEQKNDEELLLHLEEVHHADIAEILTELDLDDATYIIKLLDSQKTSEALMELEEGVRERILENLSPKEIAEELENMDTDDAADIISELSEDRQQEVIAQIEDEEHAENIVELLRFDEDSAGGLMAKELVKVNENWNVTGCMSEMRNQAENVTRVHSIYVVDDKNKLKGRLSLKDLLTAPSNAHIRDVYIPQVDYVNVHTSGDEVARIMQKYDLEAIPVVDEMGRLVGRITIDDIVDYIREQSEKDYQMAAGISEDVEADASIWRLTRARLPWLILALFGGFVSVTVLGTFDAAMQQYGALFFFVPLIAAMAGNVGVQSSAIVLQGLANDTLRGSLINRLFKEILLSLFNGLVLAIILGIGATYLLGFDAIFGITVGISLISVIVIASLIGTFVPIILDKQGIDPAMATGPFITTSNDICGILIYFSIAKLIFGF
- a CDS encoding cupin domain-containing protein, with the protein product MTPTAINIQQKFERFSKNWHPHQIAVVNNMQVLLAKLKGDFVWHQHDEEDELFQVVKGTLYIKFEDRTEKIEQGEIIVVPKGVRHCPMTKNDEEVYVMLFEKIGIKHTGEVEDERTVTEYPKI
- a CDS encoding YwbE family protein, translating into MIPTRKDIHPGSHVRIVQKHDQRPGMLTEGVVREILTNSPIHPHGIKVRLETGEVGRVQQVIGVA
- a CDS encoding SDR family oxidoreductase, whose translation is MEKILIIGATGSTGKRVIEILKSSQSFEPVAMIRKKEQQEMFDDMEVQWVMGDLEQEVDQAFKGVDKVIFAAGSGGETGEDKTIAVDQEGAMKVIDAAKKANVKKFVMLSAMGADDPSQHEKLKVYLEAKHKADEHLKNSGIPFTILRPGALTDDLGLAKVKLAEKLNETGEISRDDVAFLLVMSLADPLVKNKVIEALEGKESIKTAIIEASR
- a CDS encoding GNAT family N-acetyltransferase, encoding MEFTIREAERKDMPEVLELIKELAAYENASDEVQIEVADLEKEGFDQCNFKCFVADVNGKLEGMALVYFRFSTWKGRTVHLEDLIVRESMRGTGLGGALYRKVVEYAHENGVRRVEWVVSEGNKNAIQFYENTGADIKRNWYTVHMDEAVIQKNIKK